In Thunnus thynnus chromosome 13, fThuThy2.1, whole genome shotgun sequence, the following proteins share a genomic window:
- the aff4 gene encoding AF4/FMR2 family member 4 isoform X1, which translates to MASQSGNMNREDRNVLRMKERERRNQEIQQGGGEAFPANSPLFPEPYKVSSKEDKLSSRIQSMLGNYDEMKEPIGDTLPKLGKPSNSSSSSEEKSGPPLFGGDQRSGGSSQSSKWTPVGPAAGGSSSQSQKRSGLQGGHGSQRGNGGSSGSSSSSQRHGGEVREKKSSKHSGGSEHSKSHTSSPAKGSLSSSSSNSHSRSSLSAEQHHSKERYRSKSPRDREANWDSPSRVHTSFTSGQHSSQAFPPSLMSKPSSMLQKPTAYVRPMDGQETAEPKSSQAESYSGQSHSSTMGEMKSNGKASLSKLKIPSQPVEGSGDANCVDEILKEMTQLWPPPLTAIHTPCKTEPSKFPFPTKDSHPFPGGHKRGSSSKSSSSHQSKACDDQPTMLEDDLKLSSSEDSDGEQDSAKNISRNASASNNSEVAEPSRDDSSSHSGSESSSGSDSESESSTTDSEANEHPRPASPEPEQPMANKWQLDNWFKKAKHFCPASPVDNNNVPTKCKKESRDNSSGRIYGSQGGGSKDSSAPAPSRDLRAAQKGGESGRGRQKSPAQSESSTGNRRPVGKKQPKKSEKPPVVEEPKGGLRVESEPAPEIPPHRPKAATKGSRKPSIKKEPKSSPRPTAAAVTTTADKRKPKAPTKTFQKSREFVDTDSSSSDSEGNDSIPSSSQTPKYTESIRTPVCVFSPMEEKELLSPLSDPEERYPARQPQQQVLLVKIDLNLLSRIPGRSYKEPVEIKVERDDSLDRDSKDFSKQSSEKSSSKAKRKHKNDEEGTKPDSKRCKLEDKSLSHHKSSSKESKRSLEKKEEPVPSPSMSGLQRTPKAEHPSRKRTVSQSSTSLSSGTGSGKEGSHSTKGNSTSKHRKGEDKGRSTRDGKVREKSSKGCDNQLAVPPLSTDGSKSQRSKLVFEDRVHSADHYLQEAKKLKHNADALLDRFEKAVYYLDAVVSFIECGNALEKSAQEAKSPFPMYAETVELIKYTMKLKSYMAPDATSADKRLAVLCLRCQSLLYLRLFKLRKDSALKYSKTLTEHLKNSLSNTQAPSPGMGNKAAGMPSPVSPKLSPGTAGGYSSVSSSSSASSSVTIPQRIHQMAASYVQVTSNFLYATEVWDQAEQLSKEQKDFFLELDKVMGPLIFNTSSMTELVRYTRQGLHWLRLDAKLIP; encoded by the exons ATGGCCTCTCAGTCAGG CAACATGAACCGTGAGGACCGGAATGTGCTCcgaatgaaagaaagagaaaggagaaatcAAGAAATCCAGCAGGGAGGAGGCGAGGCCTTTCCAGCAAATTCCCCTCTATTCCCTGAACCTTACAAAGTG TCCAGCAAGGAAGATAAACTGTCCAGCCGTATTCAGAGCATGCTGGGCAATTACGACGAGATGAAAGAGCCGATTGGTGACACACTTCCAAAGCTTGGTAAACCTTCTAACAGCTCATCTTCCTCTGAGGAGAAATCGGGCCCGCCTTTGTTTGGCGGGGACCAGCGTAGCGGTGGCAGCAGCCAGAGCAGTAAGTGGACTCCTGTTGGCCCCGCAGCAGGTGGCTCTTCATCTCAGTCCCAGAAACGCTCAGGACTCCAGGGTGGGCACGGTAGCCAGAGGGGCAACGGAGGCAgtagcggcagcagcagcagtagccaAAGACACGGAGGAGAGGTGCGGGAAAAGAAGTCGAGTAAACACAGCGGAGGGTCAGAGCACTCGAAGTCGCACACGTCAAGTCCCGCAAAGGGCTCTCTGAGTTCctccagcagcaacagccacTCGCGGAGCTCCTTGTCTGCCGAGCAGCATCACAGCAAGGAACGCTACCGTTCCAAGTCCCCGCGAGACAGAGAGGCCAACTGGGACTCGCCCTCACGGGTTCACACCTCCTTCACCTCTGGACAGCACTCGAGTCAGGCCTTTCCCCCATCTCTCATGTCCAAGCCCAGCTCCATGCTGCAAAAGCCCACAGCCTATGTGCGGCCTATGGACGGCCAGGAAACGGCAGAACCCAAGAGCTCACAAGCGGAAAGTTATAGCGGACAGTCGCACAGCAGCACCATGGGAGAGATGAAGTCCAACGGCAAGGCCTCGCTCTCCAAACTCAAGATCCCCTCACAGCCTGTAGAG GGATCTGGTGACGCCAACTGTGTCGATGAGATTCTGAAG gaAATGACTCAGTTGTGGCCCCCTCCGCTGACAGCCATCCACACTCCCTGCAAAACAGAGCCCTCCAAGTTTCCATTCCCCACCAAG GACTCTCACCCCTTTCCTGGCGGACACA agCGAGGCAGTTCTTCCAAGAGCTCCAGCAGCCACCAGTCCAAAGCTTGCGATGACCAGCCAAC TATGCTTGAAGATGACCTCAAGCTAAGCAGCAGCGAGGACAGTGATGGAGAACAGGACTCTGCCAAGAATATCTCAAGAAACGCATCAGCAAG CAATAACAGTGAAGTAGCTGAGCCATCGAGGGATGACTCAAGCAGCCACAGCGGCTCAGAGAGCAGCTCGGGTTCCGACAGCGAGAGCGAAAGCAGCACGACAGACAGCGAAGCCAATGAGCACCCGCGGCCCGCCTCTCCTGAA CCTGAACAACCAATGGCCAACAAATGGCAGCTGGACAACTGGTTCAAGAAGGCCAAGCACTTCTGCCCAGCTTCTCCAGTGGACAACAATAATGTTCCAACCAAGTGCAAGAAAGAGAGCCGAGATAACAGCTCAGGACGCATCTATGGTAGCCAGGGAGGGGGGTCAAAAGACTCATCGGCACCCGCCCCAAGCAGGGACCTTCGGGCAGCGCAAAAGGGTGGCGAGAGCGGCCGTGGACGGCAAAAATCCCCCGCCCAGAGTGAGAGCAGCACGGGTAACCGAAGGCCTGTGGGTAAGAAACAGCCTAAAAAGTCTGAGAAACCCCCAGTGGTGGAGGAACCCAAGGGAGGTCTGAGAGTGGAGAGCGAGCCGGCTCCAGAGATACCTCCTCACCGGCCCAAAGCTGCTACCAAGGGTTCCCGCAAACCAAGCATCAAAAAAGAACCTAAATCCTCTCCGCGGCCCACTGCAGCTGCAGTCACCACCACCGCAGATAAACGTAAGCCCAAGGCGCCCACCAAGACTTTCCAGAAGTCTCGTGAGTTTGTTGATACGGACTCTTCGTCGTCAGACTCTGAGGGGAATGACAGCATCCCGTCCTCGTCTCAGACACCCAAATACACAGAAAGCATCAGGACGCCTGTGTGCGTGTTTTCTCCAATGGAGGAGAAAGAGCTGTTGTCTCCGCTCAGTGATCCTGAGGAGCGCTACCCTGCAAGGCAGCCGCAGCAGCAGGTTTTACTAGTGAAGATAG ATCTCAACTTGCTGTCTAGGATCCCAGGGCGGTCCTACAAGGAGCCTGTAGAGATAAAAGTGGAGAGGGATGACTCTCTAGACAGGGACAGCAAAGACTTCAGCAAGCAGAGCTCTGAGAAGAGCTCTAGTAAGGCCAAGAGGAAACACAAG AACGATGAAGAAGGCACGAAGCCAGACAGCAAGCGATGCAAGCTTGAGGATAAGTCTCTATCTCATCATAAAAGCAGCAGTAAAGA GTCCAAGAGATCtctggagaagaaagaggagccAGTCCCCTCTCCTTCCATGTCAGGTCTTCAGCGGACGCCAAAGGCAGAGCATCCGAGTCGGAAGAGGACAGTCAGCCAGTCCTCCACCTCTCTGTCCAGCGGGACAGGAAGTGGAAAGGAGGGGAGCCACAGCACCAAGGGCAACTCCACCTCCAAACACAGAAAAGGAGAGGACAAGGGACGCAGCACACGTGACGGCAAGGTGCGT GAGAAATCCTCAAAGGGCTGTGATAACCAGCTGGCTGTGCCTCCGCTCTCCACGGACGGCTCCAAGTCTCAGAGATCCAAGCTGGTGTTTGAGGACAG GGTCCACTCAGCAGATCACTACTTACAAGAGGCCAAGAAACTTAAACACAACGCAGATGCACTG TTGGACCGTTTTGAGAAGGCAGTTTACTACTTGGACGCGGTGGTGTCTTTCATTGAATGTGGTAATGCTTTGGAGAAGAGCGCCCAAGAGGCCAAGTCTCCCTTTCCCATGTACGCTGAAACAGTGGAGTTGATCAA ATACACTATGAAGTTAAAAAGTTACATGGCCCCAGATGCTACTTCAGCAGACAAGAGGCTAGCTGTGCTTTG CCTACGATGCCAGTCCCTCCTCTACCTGCGGTTATTCAAGCTTAGGAAAGACAGTGCACTAAAATACTCCAAAACACTCACTGAACACTTAAAG AATTCTCTGAGTAACACCCAGGCTCCCTCTCCTGGAATGGGAAA TAAGGCAGCGGGCATGCCCTCTCCAGTGTCCCCAAAACTGTCACCAGGCACGGCCGGTGGCTACTCGTCAgtcagcagcagtagcagcgcCAGCTCGTCTGTGACCATACCTCAACGTATCCATCAGATGGCTGCCAGCTACGTCCAGGTCACCTCCAACTTCCTGTATGCCACAGAGGTCTGGGACCAGGCTGAGCAACTATCCAAGGAGCAGAAAG ACTTCTTCTTGGAGTTGGACAAGGTGATGGGTCCTCTGATCTTCAACACCAGCAGCATGACAGAACTGGTGCGTTACACACGGCAGGGCCTCCACTGGCTGCGCCTGGACGCAAAGCTAATTCCCTAG
- the aff4 gene encoding AF4/FMR2 family member 4 isoform X2 yields MASQSGNMNREDRNVLRMKERERRNQEIQQGGGEAFPANSPLFPEPYKVSSKEDKLSSRIQSMLGNYDEMKEPIGDTLPKLGKPSNSSSSSEEKSGPPLFGGDQRSGGSSQSSKWTPVGPAAGGSSSQSQKRSGLQGGHGSQRGNGGSSGSSSSSQRHGGEVREKKSSKHSGGSEHSKSHTSSPAKGSLSSSSSNSHSRSSLSAEQHHSKERYRSKSPRDREANWDSPSRVHTSFTSGQHSSQAFPPSLMSKPSSMLQKPTAYVRPMDGQETAEPKSSQAESYSGQSHSSTMGEMKSNGKASLSKLKIPSQPVEGSGDANCVDEILKEMTQLWPPPLTAIHTPCKTEPSKFPFPTKDSHPFPGGHKRGSSSKSSSSHQSKACDDQPTMLEDDLKLSSSEDSDGEQDSAKNISRNASASNNSEVAEPSRDDSSSHSGSESSSGSDSESESSTTDSEANEHPRPASPEPEQPMANKWQLDNWFKKAKHFCPASPVDNNNVPTKCKKESRDNSSGRIYGSQGGGSKDSSAPAPSRDLRAAQKGGESGRGRQKSPAQSESSTGNRRPVGKKQPKKSEKPPVVEEPKGGLRVESEPAPEIPPHRPKAATKGSRKPSIKKEPKSSPRPTAAAVTTTADKRKPKAPTKTFQKSREFVDTDSSSSDSEGNDSIPSSSQTPKYTESIRTPVCVFSPMEEKELLSPLSDPEERYPARQPQQQVLLVKIDLNLLSRIPGRSYKEPVEIKVERDDSLDRDSKDFSKQSSEKSSSKAKRKHKNDEEGTKPDSKRCKLEDKSLSHHKSSSKESKRSLEKKEEPVPSPSMSGLQRTPKAEHPSRKRTVSQSSTSLSSGTGSGKEGSHSTKGNSTSKHRKGEDKGRSTRDGKEKSSKGCDNQLAVPPLSTDGSKSQRSKLVFEDRVHSADHYLQEAKKLKHNADALLDRFEKAVYYLDAVVSFIECGNALEKSAQEAKSPFPMYAETVELIKYTMKLKSYMAPDATSADKRLAVLCLRCQSLLYLRLFKLRKDSALKYSKTLTEHLKNSLSNTQAPSPGMGNKAAGMPSPVSPKLSPGTAGGYSSVSSSSSASSSVTIPQRIHQMAASYVQVTSNFLYATEVWDQAEQLSKEQKDFFLELDKVMGPLIFNTSSMTELVRYTRQGLHWLRLDAKLIP; encoded by the exons ATGGCCTCTCAGTCAGG CAACATGAACCGTGAGGACCGGAATGTGCTCcgaatgaaagaaagagaaaggagaaatcAAGAAATCCAGCAGGGAGGAGGCGAGGCCTTTCCAGCAAATTCCCCTCTATTCCCTGAACCTTACAAAGTG TCCAGCAAGGAAGATAAACTGTCCAGCCGTATTCAGAGCATGCTGGGCAATTACGACGAGATGAAAGAGCCGATTGGTGACACACTTCCAAAGCTTGGTAAACCTTCTAACAGCTCATCTTCCTCTGAGGAGAAATCGGGCCCGCCTTTGTTTGGCGGGGACCAGCGTAGCGGTGGCAGCAGCCAGAGCAGTAAGTGGACTCCTGTTGGCCCCGCAGCAGGTGGCTCTTCATCTCAGTCCCAGAAACGCTCAGGACTCCAGGGTGGGCACGGTAGCCAGAGGGGCAACGGAGGCAgtagcggcagcagcagcagtagccaAAGACACGGAGGAGAGGTGCGGGAAAAGAAGTCGAGTAAACACAGCGGAGGGTCAGAGCACTCGAAGTCGCACACGTCAAGTCCCGCAAAGGGCTCTCTGAGTTCctccagcagcaacagccacTCGCGGAGCTCCTTGTCTGCCGAGCAGCATCACAGCAAGGAACGCTACCGTTCCAAGTCCCCGCGAGACAGAGAGGCCAACTGGGACTCGCCCTCACGGGTTCACACCTCCTTCACCTCTGGACAGCACTCGAGTCAGGCCTTTCCCCCATCTCTCATGTCCAAGCCCAGCTCCATGCTGCAAAAGCCCACAGCCTATGTGCGGCCTATGGACGGCCAGGAAACGGCAGAACCCAAGAGCTCACAAGCGGAAAGTTATAGCGGACAGTCGCACAGCAGCACCATGGGAGAGATGAAGTCCAACGGCAAGGCCTCGCTCTCCAAACTCAAGATCCCCTCACAGCCTGTAGAG GGATCTGGTGACGCCAACTGTGTCGATGAGATTCTGAAG gaAATGACTCAGTTGTGGCCCCCTCCGCTGACAGCCATCCACACTCCCTGCAAAACAGAGCCCTCCAAGTTTCCATTCCCCACCAAG GACTCTCACCCCTTTCCTGGCGGACACA agCGAGGCAGTTCTTCCAAGAGCTCCAGCAGCCACCAGTCCAAAGCTTGCGATGACCAGCCAAC TATGCTTGAAGATGACCTCAAGCTAAGCAGCAGCGAGGACAGTGATGGAGAACAGGACTCTGCCAAGAATATCTCAAGAAACGCATCAGCAAG CAATAACAGTGAAGTAGCTGAGCCATCGAGGGATGACTCAAGCAGCCACAGCGGCTCAGAGAGCAGCTCGGGTTCCGACAGCGAGAGCGAAAGCAGCACGACAGACAGCGAAGCCAATGAGCACCCGCGGCCCGCCTCTCCTGAA CCTGAACAACCAATGGCCAACAAATGGCAGCTGGACAACTGGTTCAAGAAGGCCAAGCACTTCTGCCCAGCTTCTCCAGTGGACAACAATAATGTTCCAACCAAGTGCAAGAAAGAGAGCCGAGATAACAGCTCAGGACGCATCTATGGTAGCCAGGGAGGGGGGTCAAAAGACTCATCGGCACCCGCCCCAAGCAGGGACCTTCGGGCAGCGCAAAAGGGTGGCGAGAGCGGCCGTGGACGGCAAAAATCCCCCGCCCAGAGTGAGAGCAGCACGGGTAACCGAAGGCCTGTGGGTAAGAAACAGCCTAAAAAGTCTGAGAAACCCCCAGTGGTGGAGGAACCCAAGGGAGGTCTGAGAGTGGAGAGCGAGCCGGCTCCAGAGATACCTCCTCACCGGCCCAAAGCTGCTACCAAGGGTTCCCGCAAACCAAGCATCAAAAAAGAACCTAAATCCTCTCCGCGGCCCACTGCAGCTGCAGTCACCACCACCGCAGATAAACGTAAGCCCAAGGCGCCCACCAAGACTTTCCAGAAGTCTCGTGAGTTTGTTGATACGGACTCTTCGTCGTCAGACTCTGAGGGGAATGACAGCATCCCGTCCTCGTCTCAGACACCCAAATACACAGAAAGCATCAGGACGCCTGTGTGCGTGTTTTCTCCAATGGAGGAGAAAGAGCTGTTGTCTCCGCTCAGTGATCCTGAGGAGCGCTACCCTGCAAGGCAGCCGCAGCAGCAGGTTTTACTAGTGAAGATAG ATCTCAACTTGCTGTCTAGGATCCCAGGGCGGTCCTACAAGGAGCCTGTAGAGATAAAAGTGGAGAGGGATGACTCTCTAGACAGGGACAGCAAAGACTTCAGCAAGCAGAGCTCTGAGAAGAGCTCTAGTAAGGCCAAGAGGAAACACAAG AACGATGAAGAAGGCACGAAGCCAGACAGCAAGCGATGCAAGCTTGAGGATAAGTCTCTATCTCATCATAAAAGCAGCAGTAAAGA GTCCAAGAGATCtctggagaagaaagaggagccAGTCCCCTCTCCTTCCATGTCAGGTCTTCAGCGGACGCCAAAGGCAGAGCATCCGAGTCGGAAGAGGACAGTCAGCCAGTCCTCCACCTCTCTGTCCAGCGGGACAGGAAGTGGAAAGGAGGGGAGCCACAGCACCAAGGGCAACTCCACCTCCAAACACAGAAAAGGAGAGGACAAGGGACGCAGCACACGTGACGGCAAG GAGAAATCCTCAAAGGGCTGTGATAACCAGCTGGCTGTGCCTCCGCTCTCCACGGACGGCTCCAAGTCTCAGAGATCCAAGCTGGTGTTTGAGGACAG GGTCCACTCAGCAGATCACTACTTACAAGAGGCCAAGAAACTTAAACACAACGCAGATGCACTG TTGGACCGTTTTGAGAAGGCAGTTTACTACTTGGACGCGGTGGTGTCTTTCATTGAATGTGGTAATGCTTTGGAGAAGAGCGCCCAAGAGGCCAAGTCTCCCTTTCCCATGTACGCTGAAACAGTGGAGTTGATCAA ATACACTATGAAGTTAAAAAGTTACATGGCCCCAGATGCTACTTCAGCAGACAAGAGGCTAGCTGTGCTTTG CCTACGATGCCAGTCCCTCCTCTACCTGCGGTTATTCAAGCTTAGGAAAGACAGTGCACTAAAATACTCCAAAACACTCACTGAACACTTAAAG AATTCTCTGAGTAACACCCAGGCTCCCTCTCCTGGAATGGGAAA TAAGGCAGCGGGCATGCCCTCTCCAGTGTCCCCAAAACTGTCACCAGGCACGGCCGGTGGCTACTCGTCAgtcagcagcagtagcagcgcCAGCTCGTCTGTGACCATACCTCAACGTATCCATCAGATGGCTGCCAGCTACGTCCAGGTCACCTCCAACTTCCTGTATGCCACAGAGGTCTGGGACCAGGCTGAGCAACTATCCAAGGAGCAGAAAG ACTTCTTCTTGGAGTTGGACAAGGTGATGGGTCCTCTGATCTTCAACACCAGCAGCATGACAGAACTGGTGCGTTACACACGGCAGGGCCTCCACTGGCTGCGCCTGGACGCAAAGCTAATTCCCTAG
- the aff4 gene encoding AF4/FMR2 family member 4 isoform X3 yields the protein MNREDRNVLRMKERERRNQEIQQGGGEAFPANSPLFPEPYKVSSKEDKLSSRIQSMLGNYDEMKEPIGDTLPKLGKPSNSSSSSEEKSGPPLFGGDQRSGGSSQSSKWTPVGPAAGGSSSQSQKRSGLQGGHGSQRGNGGSSGSSSSSQRHGGEVREKKSSKHSGGSEHSKSHTSSPAKGSLSSSSSNSHSRSSLSAEQHHSKERYRSKSPRDREANWDSPSRVHTSFTSGQHSSQAFPPSLMSKPSSMLQKPTAYVRPMDGQETAEPKSSQAESYSGQSHSSTMGEMKSNGKASLSKLKIPSQPVEGSGDANCVDEILKEMTQLWPPPLTAIHTPCKTEPSKFPFPTKDSHPFPGGHKRGSSSKSSSSHQSKACDDQPTMLEDDLKLSSSEDSDGEQDSAKNISRNASASNNSEVAEPSRDDSSSHSGSESSSGSDSESESSTTDSEANEHPRPASPEPEQPMANKWQLDNWFKKAKHFCPASPVDNNNVPTKCKKESRDNSSGRIYGSQGGGSKDSSAPAPSRDLRAAQKGGESGRGRQKSPAQSESSTGNRRPVGKKQPKKSEKPPVVEEPKGGLRVESEPAPEIPPHRPKAATKGSRKPSIKKEPKSSPRPTAAAVTTTADKRKPKAPTKTFQKSREFVDTDSSSSDSEGNDSIPSSSQTPKYTESIRTPVCVFSPMEEKELLSPLSDPEERYPARQPQQQVLLVKIDLNLLSRIPGRSYKEPVEIKVERDDSLDRDSKDFSKQSSEKSSSKAKRKHKNDEEGTKPDSKRCKLEDKSLSHHKSSSKESKRSLEKKEEPVPSPSMSGLQRTPKAEHPSRKRTVSQSSTSLSSGTGSGKEGSHSTKGNSTSKHRKGEDKGRSTRDGKVREKSSKGCDNQLAVPPLSTDGSKSQRSKLVFEDRVHSADHYLQEAKKLKHNADALLDRFEKAVYYLDAVVSFIECGNALEKSAQEAKSPFPMYAETVELIKYTMKLKSYMAPDATSADKRLAVLCLRCQSLLYLRLFKLRKDSALKYSKTLTEHLKNSLSNTQAPSPGMGNKAAGMPSPVSPKLSPGTAGGYSSVSSSSSASSSVTIPQRIHQMAASYVQVTSNFLYATEVWDQAEQLSKEQKDFFLELDKVMGPLIFNTSSMTELVRYTRQGLHWLRLDAKLIP from the exons ATGAACCGTGAGGACCGGAATGTGCTCcgaatgaaagaaagagaaaggagaaatcAAGAAATCCAGCAGGGAGGAGGCGAGGCCTTTCCAGCAAATTCCCCTCTATTCCCTGAACCTTACAAAGTG TCCAGCAAGGAAGATAAACTGTCCAGCCGTATTCAGAGCATGCTGGGCAATTACGACGAGATGAAAGAGCCGATTGGTGACACACTTCCAAAGCTTGGTAAACCTTCTAACAGCTCATCTTCCTCTGAGGAGAAATCGGGCCCGCCTTTGTTTGGCGGGGACCAGCGTAGCGGTGGCAGCAGCCAGAGCAGTAAGTGGACTCCTGTTGGCCCCGCAGCAGGTGGCTCTTCATCTCAGTCCCAGAAACGCTCAGGACTCCAGGGTGGGCACGGTAGCCAGAGGGGCAACGGAGGCAgtagcggcagcagcagcagtagccaAAGACACGGAGGAGAGGTGCGGGAAAAGAAGTCGAGTAAACACAGCGGAGGGTCAGAGCACTCGAAGTCGCACACGTCAAGTCCCGCAAAGGGCTCTCTGAGTTCctccagcagcaacagccacTCGCGGAGCTCCTTGTCTGCCGAGCAGCATCACAGCAAGGAACGCTACCGTTCCAAGTCCCCGCGAGACAGAGAGGCCAACTGGGACTCGCCCTCACGGGTTCACACCTCCTTCACCTCTGGACAGCACTCGAGTCAGGCCTTTCCCCCATCTCTCATGTCCAAGCCCAGCTCCATGCTGCAAAAGCCCACAGCCTATGTGCGGCCTATGGACGGCCAGGAAACGGCAGAACCCAAGAGCTCACAAGCGGAAAGTTATAGCGGACAGTCGCACAGCAGCACCATGGGAGAGATGAAGTCCAACGGCAAGGCCTCGCTCTCCAAACTCAAGATCCCCTCACAGCCTGTAGAG GGATCTGGTGACGCCAACTGTGTCGATGAGATTCTGAAG gaAATGACTCAGTTGTGGCCCCCTCCGCTGACAGCCATCCACACTCCCTGCAAAACAGAGCCCTCCAAGTTTCCATTCCCCACCAAG GACTCTCACCCCTTTCCTGGCGGACACA agCGAGGCAGTTCTTCCAAGAGCTCCAGCAGCCACCAGTCCAAAGCTTGCGATGACCAGCCAAC TATGCTTGAAGATGACCTCAAGCTAAGCAGCAGCGAGGACAGTGATGGAGAACAGGACTCTGCCAAGAATATCTCAAGAAACGCATCAGCAAG CAATAACAGTGAAGTAGCTGAGCCATCGAGGGATGACTCAAGCAGCCACAGCGGCTCAGAGAGCAGCTCGGGTTCCGACAGCGAGAGCGAAAGCAGCACGACAGACAGCGAAGCCAATGAGCACCCGCGGCCCGCCTCTCCTGAA CCTGAACAACCAATGGCCAACAAATGGCAGCTGGACAACTGGTTCAAGAAGGCCAAGCACTTCTGCCCAGCTTCTCCAGTGGACAACAATAATGTTCCAACCAAGTGCAAGAAAGAGAGCCGAGATAACAGCTCAGGACGCATCTATGGTAGCCAGGGAGGGGGGTCAAAAGACTCATCGGCACCCGCCCCAAGCAGGGACCTTCGGGCAGCGCAAAAGGGTGGCGAGAGCGGCCGTGGACGGCAAAAATCCCCCGCCCAGAGTGAGAGCAGCACGGGTAACCGAAGGCCTGTGGGTAAGAAACAGCCTAAAAAGTCTGAGAAACCCCCAGTGGTGGAGGAACCCAAGGGAGGTCTGAGAGTGGAGAGCGAGCCGGCTCCAGAGATACCTCCTCACCGGCCCAAAGCTGCTACCAAGGGTTCCCGCAAACCAAGCATCAAAAAAGAACCTAAATCCTCTCCGCGGCCCACTGCAGCTGCAGTCACCACCACCGCAGATAAACGTAAGCCCAAGGCGCCCACCAAGACTTTCCAGAAGTCTCGTGAGTTTGTTGATACGGACTCTTCGTCGTCAGACTCTGAGGGGAATGACAGCATCCCGTCCTCGTCTCAGACACCCAAATACACAGAAAGCATCAGGACGCCTGTGTGCGTGTTTTCTCCAATGGAGGAGAAAGAGCTGTTGTCTCCGCTCAGTGATCCTGAGGAGCGCTACCCTGCAAGGCAGCCGCAGCAGCAGGTTTTACTAGTGAAGATAG ATCTCAACTTGCTGTCTAGGATCCCAGGGCGGTCCTACAAGGAGCCTGTAGAGATAAAAGTGGAGAGGGATGACTCTCTAGACAGGGACAGCAAAGACTTCAGCAAGCAGAGCTCTGAGAAGAGCTCTAGTAAGGCCAAGAGGAAACACAAG AACGATGAAGAAGGCACGAAGCCAGACAGCAAGCGATGCAAGCTTGAGGATAAGTCTCTATCTCATCATAAAAGCAGCAGTAAAGA GTCCAAGAGATCtctggagaagaaagaggagccAGTCCCCTCTCCTTCCATGTCAGGTCTTCAGCGGACGCCAAAGGCAGAGCATCCGAGTCGGAAGAGGACAGTCAGCCAGTCCTCCACCTCTCTGTCCAGCGGGACAGGAAGTGGAAAGGAGGGGAGCCACAGCACCAAGGGCAACTCCACCTCCAAACACAGAAAAGGAGAGGACAAGGGACGCAGCACACGTGACGGCAAGGTGCGT GAGAAATCCTCAAAGGGCTGTGATAACCAGCTGGCTGTGCCTCCGCTCTCCACGGACGGCTCCAAGTCTCAGAGATCCAAGCTGGTGTTTGAGGACAG GGTCCACTCAGCAGATCACTACTTACAAGAGGCCAAGAAACTTAAACACAACGCAGATGCACTG TTGGACCGTTTTGAGAAGGCAGTTTACTACTTGGACGCGGTGGTGTCTTTCATTGAATGTGGTAATGCTTTGGAGAAGAGCGCCCAAGAGGCCAAGTCTCCCTTTCCCATGTACGCTGAAACAGTGGAGTTGATCAA ATACACTATGAAGTTAAAAAGTTACATGGCCCCAGATGCTACTTCAGCAGACAAGAGGCTAGCTGTGCTTTG CCTACGATGCCAGTCCCTCCTCTACCTGCGGTTATTCAAGCTTAGGAAAGACAGTGCACTAAAATACTCCAAAACACTCACTGAACACTTAAAG AATTCTCTGAGTAACACCCAGGCTCCCTCTCCTGGAATGGGAAA TAAGGCAGCGGGCATGCCCTCTCCAGTGTCCCCAAAACTGTCACCAGGCACGGCCGGTGGCTACTCGTCAgtcagcagcagtagcagcgcCAGCTCGTCTGTGACCATACCTCAACGTATCCATCAGATGGCTGCCAGCTACGTCCAGGTCACCTCCAACTTCCTGTATGCCACAGAGGTCTGGGACCAGGCTGAGCAACTATCCAAGGAGCAGAAAG ACTTCTTCTTGGAGTTGGACAAGGTGATGGGTCCTCTGATCTTCAACACCAGCAGCATGACAGAACTGGTGCGTTACACACGGCAGGGCCTCCACTGGCTGCGCCTGGACGCAAAGCTAATTCCCTAG